GACTCACCTTATGTCACCTTCGAATTGCTTCGCCACAAACGTCCTACGGCCGCAATTCGACGTGCCGAATTCGCTGCAGCCGCTGCGAGTATGTCAGGTGCAAAGTGCCGTCTCTCGATTGCCAGAGGCTTGGATATGAAAGCTGAGCCTCGCCGTCGTCGATCGTCTGCGGGGCCGACCATGTCTCGCCCTCGTCGTTGGATATCGAAATCGAAAGCGGCGTCCGCTCCGTCTTGCTCGAGTTGTAGGCCAGCACAAGTTGGCCGCCGGAGAGCCGGATCAGATCGAGGCCGCTATTGGGGTTCGGCAACTCGGGCCGTTGCCGCAGATTCCACGTTCGGCCGCCGTCCGTCGAGCGTCCTTCCCACGTCTCGTGGTTCCCGCCGCCGGTCCGCATCAGGGCATACAGCGAGCCGTCGGATAGCTCGACCACCGCCGGCTGGAGATTGTTCGCCGACGGCGTCAGCAGGCCGCTCGTCGCGCTCCAGGTCGCCCCGCGATCGTCGGAAAAGAGGAACTGCGATTGATAGATCGCCTGCTGGTACGCAGGCAGCACCCAGCGGCCGCTTCGCGTGATGATGATGTGATTGCGGATCATCGTGCAGACGGTCTTAAGCGCATCGCGCGGTGCCGACCATGTTGCACCATCGTCCTGGCTCACGCGCTCCATCACCCGCCCCAGGCAAAATGAGTCGCCGAACATCTCGACGTAATAGAGCCGGAGTTCGTTGCTCTCACTCACGAACAGCACCGGGTTCGCATCCGCATAGCCCGGC
This Candidatus Zixiibacteriota bacterium DNA region includes the following protein-coding sequences:
- a CDS encoding exo-alpha-sialidase is translated as MPPSNWVLIFIRYGRRLFTAATLLFAILLSACVATDECRIADQAGSTASITPIIALEILSTESLPTTYAYNHASTIVEAPNGDLLVAWGAGSEELADDCVIVLSRKRPGESTWSEPVVVADKPGYADANPVLFVSESNELRLYYVEMFGDSFCLGRVMERVSQDDGATWSAPRDALKTVCTMIRNHIIITRSGRWVLPAYQQAIYQSQFLFSDDRGATWSATSGLLTPSANNLQPAVVELSDGSLYALMRTGGGNHETWEGRSTDGGRTWNLRQRPELPNPNSGLDLIRLSGGQLVLAYNSSKTERTPLSISISNDEGETWSAPQTIDDGEAQLSYPSLWQSRDGTLHLTYSQRLQRIRHVELRP